One Citrobacter amalonaticus genomic window carries:
- the cedA gene encoding cell division activator CedA, translating to MMKPLRQQNRPVISYVPRVEPAPPEHAIKMDAFRDVWILRGKYVAFVLMGESFQRSPTFSEAESAQRWANQVRQENEIAD from the coding sequence ATGATGAAACCTCTTCGCCAACAAAATCGTCCGGTTATTAGCTATGTTCCGCGTGTTGAACCTGCGCCGCCCGAACATGCGATAAAAATGGACGCGTTTCGTGACGTGTGGATATTGCGCGGGAAGTATGTCGCGTTTGTCTTAATGGGGGAGTCGTTCCAGCGATCGCCGACGTTCAGCGAGGCGGAATCAGCCCAGCGCTGGGCAAATCAGGTCCGTCAGGAAAACGAAATAGCGGATTAA
- the tcyP gene encoding cystine/sulfocysteine:cation symporter, with protein MNFPLIANIVVFVILLFVLAQARHKQWSLAKKVLVGLVMGVVFGLALHTIYGSDSQVLKDSVQWFNIVGNGYVQLLQMIVMPLVFASILSAVARLHNASQLGKISFLTIGTLLFTTLIAALVGVLVTNLFGLTAEGLVQGGAETARLNAIETNYVGKVADLSVPQLVLSFVPKNPFADLTGANPTSIISVVIFAAFLGVAALKLLKDDAPKGERVLTAIDTLQSWVMKLVRLVMQLTPYGVLALMTKVVAGSNLQDIIKLGNFVIASYLGLGIMFVVHGVLLGVNGVSPLKYFRKVWPVLTFAFTSRSSAASIPLNVEAQTRRLGVPESIASFAASFGATIGQNGCAGLYPAMLAVMVAPTVGINPLDPVWIATLVGIVTVSSAGVAGVGGGATFAALIVLPAMGLPVTLVALLISVEPLIDMGRTALNVSGSMTAGTLTSQWLKQTDKTILDSEDDAELAHH; from the coding sequence ATGAATTTTCCATTAATCGCGAACATTGTGGTGTTCGTCATTCTGCTGTTTGTGCTGGCGCAAGCCCGTCATAAACAGTGGAGTCTGGCAAAGAAAGTGCTGGTCGGTCTGGTCATGGGTGTGGTCTTTGGCCTTGCGCTGCACACCATTTATGGCTCTGACAGCCAGGTGCTGAAAGATTCCGTCCAGTGGTTCAACATCGTCGGCAACGGTTATGTTCAACTGCTGCAAATGATCGTCATGCCGCTGGTATTTGCCTCAATTCTGAGTGCAGTTGCCCGCCTGCATAACGCCTCGCAGTTGGGGAAAATCAGCTTCCTGACCATCGGAACCCTGCTGTTTACCACATTGATTGCCGCACTGGTCGGTGTGCTGGTGACCAATCTGTTTGGCCTGACCGCTGAAGGTCTGGTTCAGGGCGGTGCTGAAACGGCGCGACTGAATGCCATTGAAACCAACTATGTCGGTAAAGTGGCCGATCTCAGCGTCCCACAGCTGGTGCTCTCATTTGTACCGAAAAACCCGTTTGCCGATCTGACCGGCGCGAACCCGACGTCCATTATCAGCGTGGTCATTTTTGCCGCCTTCCTCGGTGTCGCCGCGCTGAAACTGCTGAAAGATGACGCGCCGAAAGGCGAGCGCGTGCTGACGGCTATCGACACCCTGCAAAGCTGGGTGATGAAACTGGTCCGCCTGGTCATGCAGTTAACGCCTTACGGCGTACTGGCGCTGATGACCAAAGTGGTGGCGGGTTCCAACCTGCAGGACATCATTAAGCTGGGTAACTTTGTCATCGCCTCGTATCTCGGTCTGGGCATTATGTTCGTGGTCCACGGCGTACTGTTGGGCGTGAACGGCGTGAGCCCGCTCAAGTACTTCCGCAAAGTGTGGCCGGTTCTGACCTTCGCGTTTACCAGCCGTTCCAGCGCCGCCTCTATCCCGCTGAACGTGGAAGCGCAAACCCGTCGTCTGGGCGTGCCGGAATCTATCGCCAGCTTCGCGGCCTCCTTTGGTGCGACAATTGGTCAGAATGGCTGTGCCGGTTTGTATCCGGCCATGCTGGCCGTGATGGTGGCGCCGACGGTCGGTATTAACCCGCTGGATCCGGTGTGGATTGCGACGCTGGTCGGCATTGTGACCGTCAGCTCCGCCGGGGTGGCCGGTGTCGGTGGCGGTGCCACGTTCGCCGCGCTGATCGTACTGCCCGCGATGGGGCTGCCTGTCACGCTGGTGGCGCTGCTCATCTCCGTTGAGCCACTGATTGACATGGGCCGCACCGCGCTGAACGTCAGCGGGTCGATGACTGCCGGTACGCTGACCAGCCAGTGGCTGAAGCAAACCGATAAAACCATTCTGGACAGTGAAGACGACGCCGAACTGGCGCATCACTAA
- a CDS encoding metal-dependent hydrolase yields MTAEGHLLFSIACAVFAKNAELTPVLAQGDWWHIVPSAILTCLLPDIDHPKSFLGQRLKWISKPIARAFGHRGFTHSLLAVFALLATFYLKVPESWVIPADALQGMVIGYLSHIAADMLTPAGVPLLWPCRWRFRLPILVPQKGNQLERFLCMALFAWAVWMPQTLPQNSAVRWSSDMINTLQWQFNRFIKHQIDQ; encoded by the coding sequence ATGACGGCGGAAGGTCACCTCCTCTTTTCCATTGCCTGCGCGGTGTTTGCTAAAAACGCGGAACTCACGCCCGTGCTCGCGCAGGGTGACTGGTGGCATATTGTTCCTTCCGCCATCCTGACCTGTCTGTTACCGGACATTGATCACCCAAAGTCATTTCTCGGTCAGCGACTAAAATGGATTTCGAAACCGATCGCCCGTGCGTTCGGCCATCGCGGATTCACTCACAGTCTGCTGGCCGTCTTTGCGCTGCTGGCCACGTTCTACCTGAAAGTACCGGAGAGCTGGGTTATCCCCGCCGATGCCTTGCAGGGTATGGTGATAGGCTATCTGAGCCATATTGCCGCCGATATGCTGACGCCAGCGGGCGTTCCCCTACTCTGGCCTTGCCGCTGGCGCTTTCGTCTGCCGATACTGGTCCCGCAGAAAGGCAATCAACTGGAGCGGTTTCTCTGCATGGCGCTGTTTGCCTGGGCGGTATGGATGCCACAAACCTTGCCCCAGAACAGTGCAGTTCGCTGGTCATCCGATATGATTAATACGCTGCAATGGCAGTTCAATCGCTTTATAAAGCATCAAATCGACCAGTAA